From Catharus ustulatus isolate bCatUst1 chromosome 6, bCatUst1.pri.v2, whole genome shotgun sequence, a single genomic window includes:
- the DLK1 gene encoding protein delta homolog 1: MALPSAAGILGCCCLLPLVLPAAPGVNCKAGCHPENGFCEIPSECRCQPGWQGALCNQCVPFPGCLHGSCAKPWQCICEEGWVGSLCDIDIHPCSAKPCTNNSTCIETGDGGYICLCAQGFTGKNCHLKKGPCIINGSPCQNGGTCIDDNGFAPHASCLCPSGFAGNFCEIDRDDCESNPCENGGTCADVGVGFSCSCPHGYTGKLCSSRVTVCASGPCENGGTCSEHPQGGFECICKPEFAGMTCKHARKNTSLSGMETKHMQNYKPPSKAHHRSVHQQQEILKITVKETIQNADPLLSRSQVICFVVLGLLTCLVVLGTTGIVFFSKCEMWLANAKYSHLLRKKKNFFLKSNNGENLSVNIIFPEKIKLTNYTKNYTAI; encoded by the exons atGGCGCTGCCGAGCGCCGCCGGCATCctcggctgctgctgcctgctgcccctCGTGCTGCCCGCAGCCCCAG GCGTGAACTGTAAAGCTGGCTGTCATCCAGAGAATGGATTTTGTGAAATTCCCAGTGAATGCAG GTGTCAACCCGGCTGGCAAGGTGCACTTTGTAATCAGTGCGTTCCTTTCCCGGGGTGCCTGCACGGCAGCTGTGCCAAGCCCTGGCAGTGCATCTGTGAGGAGGGCTGGGTTGGCAGCCTCTGTGACATAG atattCACCCATGTTCAGCGAAGCCGTGCACCAATAATTCAACATGTATAGAGACTGGTGATGGAGGATATATTTGTCTGTGTGCCCAGGGCTTTACAGGAAAAAACTGCCATCTCAAGAAAGGACCCTGCATTATTAATGG TTCTCCCTGCCAGAATGGAGGAACATGCATTGATGACAATGGTTTTGCACCCCATGCTTCCTGTCTGTGCCCTTCTGGTTTTGCTGGCAACTTCTGTGAAATAGATAGAGATGACTGTGAATCCAACCCGTGTGAGAATGGAGGAACATGTGCAGATGTTGGTGTGGGTTTCAGCTGTTCTTGTCCCCATGGCTATACAGGAAAGCTCTGCAGCAGTCGTGTCACAGTCTGTGCAAGTGGCCCATGTGAGAATGGAGGGACTTGCAgtgagcatccccagggagggTTCGAGTGCATCTGTAAACCAGAATTTGCTGGCATGACCTGCAAACACGCCCGCAAAAACACAAGTCTCTCTGGAATGGAGACAAAGCATATGCAGAATTACAAGCCACCCTCAAAAGCTCACCACAGATCAGTGCATCAACAGCaagaaatcctgaaaataaCAGTGAAAGAAACAATTCAAAATGCAGATCCCTTACTGAGTAGAAGCCAGgtgatttgttttgttgtgctgGGCTTGCTTACGTGTCTTGTTGTTTTGGGTACAActgggattgtttttttttcaaaatgtgaaatGTGGCTTGCTAATGCCAAATATAGTCACCTCCTGCGcaagaaaaagaacttttttctgaaatctaACAATGGGGAAAACCTCTCAGTTAATATTATCTTCCCAGAGAAGATCAAATTGACTAATTACACTAAGAACTACACTGCCATCTAG